From Pagrus major chromosome 2, Pma_NU_1.0, one genomic window encodes:
- the scn3b gene encoding sodium channel regulatory subunit beta-3 produces the protein MITQTRVHLQTLVLLFFAVHLSQPVCVEVPSATEAVVGKPMMLTCIACLRREEIKSKTTVKWFFMPNTDIPEDKTPIYKYEDETTVELDGPFKGRLTWKGSQDLQDVSIQIKNVTFNDSGVYECSVLREFEFDFFTPSVVVSKDIKLRVKEKASTDTTALYSEIMMYVLLVCLTFWLLVEMVYCYRKISKSDEQTQDTATNYLAIPSEQKPPPAAPVTE, from the exons ATGATAACTCAAACCAGAGTTCATCTGCAAACTTTggtacttttgttttttgcag TCCATCTGAGCCAGCCAGTATGTGTGGAGGTCCCGTCAGCTACAGAAGCGGTCGTGGGGAAACCCATGATGTTGACCTGCATCGCCTGtttgaggagggaggagatcaAATCCAAGACGACTGTGAAATGGTTCTTCATGCCAAACACAGACATCCCAGAGGACAAGACTCCT ATATACAAGTATGAGGATGAAACCACGGTTGAGTTGGACGGACCATTTAAGGGCCGTCTGACCTGGAAAGGGAGCCAGGACCTGCAAGACGTCTCCATCCAAATCAAAAATGTCACCTTCAACGACAGTGGCGTCTATGAGTGCAGCGTACTTCGAGAGTTTGAGTTTGACTTCTTCACTCCATCAGTCGTCGTCTCCAAGGACATCAAGTTGAGGGTGAAAGAGAAAG CCAGCACAGACACCACAGCGCTCTACTCTGAGATCATGATGTATGTGCTGCTGGTGTGCTTGACCTTCTGGCTGCTGGTAGAGATGGTCTACTGCTACAGGAAGATCTCCAAGTCTGATGAGCAAACGCAGGACACAGC GACAAACTACCTAGCCATTCCCTCTGAGCAGAAACCCCCTCCAGCCGCTCCTGTTACCGAATAA